GGCCGAACCCCAGGAACAAACCCCAAGCCGCAGCACACGCCTGATCTGGACCCTGAGGATCGACGCCGATGGAGCCCTCAAAGGCATCAAGCCCCTGCAGCAAACCCATGGCAAACGCGGCTGGAACAAACCCAGAGCCATCAGCTTCAACCAGCTGATGAAGGCCGCCGACCTAGCTCCCTGGGATCTGAAACTGCTCGCCTCGATTCGGCCGGATCGTTACGACAAACGCTATTTCAGCATTGACCTGGCCAGCGCCATCGCCGCCCTGGTCGGCCACCCGGCGGTAGCGCTGGAAGATCAGCCCGAGCAACTGCTGGAGCTGGTTGAAGGCCAGCCGGAACTGGAACTCAAGGCCCAGCGCGGCGGCTTCGTCCTGCGCATCAATCCCAAGCCCCGTGGCTTGGAGCATCTGAGCCATTACAGCTATCTGAGTAACGCCGAGCAGGATTCCCTGCGGGATCTCTGCTTCACCACCCTGGTGCAGGACAGCCCCAGCCGCCTGCGCTTGATCCGCTTCAGCCCGGCGCAGCAGCGCATCGCCCAGGTGTTGGGCGAGAGTCTGAAGCTGCCGGAGCAGGCCAAGGAACCCCTGCAAGAGCTGATGCACAGCTTCGCCGGTCAGTTCCAGGTGCAGGGCGAGGCAGTTCAGGCCAGCCGCGAGGTAACGGCGGAAAGCCGCCTGCGCGCCGAGCTCAGCCCGGTCGGCGAAGATCTGCTGCTGCGCCTGGTGGCCGCACCCCTGGGTCCCGATGGCCCACGCCTACCGCCGGGGCAGGGTCGCAAGCAGCTGATCGGCCGTATAGGCGAGGAAACCCTCGGCTGCCAGCGCGACCTCAAGGCCGAACAGCAGCATCTCAATCAACTGCTGGACGCCCTGCCCTTTCTCGTCGATCCGCAACTGCAAGGCGGCTGCGAATGGCTATTGGATGACCCCGAGCAAGCGCTGGGCACCCTCGAACTACTACCGCAACTGGACGGCCTGGCCGGGCTCGACTGGCCCAAGGGCAAGCCGGTGCAGGTCATCCCACTGGAAGGCTCGGCGGTCAAGCTGCAGGTCAAATCCCAGCAGGACTGGTTCAACCTGCAGGGCGAGGCCGAGCTGGACGAAGGCCTGGTGGTCAGCTTCGAGCTGTTGCTGCAAGCCGGGCGCAGCGGCAGCCGCTTCATCCCCCTCGGCGAAGGCCGCTACGCCGCCCTCAGCCGCCGCCTGAAAGAGCGCCTGAGCGAACTGGCTGGGGTGGTGGAAAGCCAAAAGAACCAGCTGCAAGTGCCGCGCCTGGCCCTGCCCTGGCTGCAGGAGCAGCTCGACGGCCTTAACGCCCAGTTCGACAAGGGCTTTCGTCAATCCCTGGAGCAACTGCAACAGGCCCAGGACCTGCAGCCCAAGCTGCCCAAGGCCCTGCAGGCCGAGCTGCGCCCCTATCAAGAAGACGGCTACCAATGGGCCATGCGCCTCGCTGCCGCTGGCTTTGGCGGCTGTCTCGCCGACGACATGGGCCTGGGCAAGACCCTGCAGGCCCTGGCCGTGCTGCTCGCCCGCGCCGCCGATGGCCCGGCCTTGGTGGTCGCGCCCACCTCGGTGTGCGGCAACTGGCTGGCGGAATGCGCCCGCTTCGCCCCCAACCTCAACGCCAGCCTCTACAGCGAGGCCGACCGCGAAAGCCTGATCGCCGAAGCCGGGCCGATGGACCTGATCATCGTCTCCTACGGCCTGTTGCAACAGGCCGGCGATCGCTTCGCCAGCCGGCGCTGGCACAGTCTCATCTGCGACGAGGCCCAGGCCTTCAAGAACGCCGCCGCCAAGCGCGCCCAGGCCATCTTCGAGCTGGAGGCCGACTTCCGCCTCGCCCTGTCCGGCACCCCGGTGGAAAACCGCCTGGCCGAGCTCTGGTCGATCATGCGCTTCGCCAACCCCGGCCTGCTCGGCAGCCTGCCCCGCTTCAACCAGCGCTTCGCCAACCCCATCGAACGGGACCAGGACCGCAACGCCCAGCACATCCTGCGCCGCCTCATCGCCCCCTTCGTCCTGCGCCGCACCAAGACCCAGGTACTGCAGGAGCTCCCCGCCCGCACCGAACTGGTGATGGACATCGAACTCCCCCAGGCCGAGGCCGCCCACTACGAGGCCCTGCGCCGCCAGGCCCTGGTGGACATCGAACAGAGCATGAAGGAAGGCGGCCCCGGCAGTGCCCGCTTCCACATCCTCGCCCAGCTCACCCGCCTGCGCCGCGCCGCCTGCGACCCGCGCCTGGTCAACGAGCGCTTCGCCAGCCAGGGTGCCAAGTTGCAGGCCTTCGCCGAACTCGCCGCCGAACTGGTCGCCAACGGCCACAAGGCCCTGGTGTTCAGCCAGTTCGTCGATTTCCTGCAAATCCTGCGTCAGCCGTTGGACGAAGCCGCCATCAGCTACCAATACCTCGACGGCAGCACCCCTGCCACCGAACGCACCCGCCGCGTCAACGCCTTCCAGGCCGGCGAGGCCGACCTCTTCCTCATCAGCCTCAAGGCCGGCGGCTTCGGCCTCAACCTCACCGCCGCCGACTACGTCGTCATCACCGACCCCTGGTGGAACCCCGCCGCCGAAGACCAAGCCATGGGCCGCGCCCACCGCATGGGCCAACAACGCCCGGTCACCGTCTATCGCCTGGTCAGCCAGGGCACCATCGAAGAGCGCATCATCCAACTCCACCACGCCAAACGCGCCCTCGCCGAAGGCGTGCTCTCCGGCGAAGAAAGCACCGCCCTGCCCTCAACCGATGACCTGATGGAATTGATGCGGGGTGGGGAGTAGGATTTGGGGTTTATGGGTTAGGATGTTCAGATTCAGAAAAATCCACGGAACGGAAGAACAAGGTAATAGGCAAACTGTCACCGTAATTAAATCGGGTATGCACATATAGAGATCTAAATGTAGATATCTATATGTGCATGCCTAAATATAGAGACAAGATAACTAAATCTAGATATTCATCTCTACATTTAGAGATTATTCACGGGACGGCTTGTCCGTCCATTACATGTTAGCTGCATGAACCCAAAATTTTACGGAGTCGAAATTTGAAGAAGCAAGAGTTACAAGCCATAAGCCTGTTTTCGGGTGCTGGTGGCATGGACATAGGCGTACGGGATGCAGGTTTCAATATTCTTGCAGAGATAGAGTTAGACCAGCACTGCTGCGCAACACTTGAGGCCAACGCCGAAGCCCAAGGGTATGGTTCTAAAGTCATTCATGCAGACATACGAAATCTTAACCCAAAGCAATTAATGACCGAATTATCCGTAAAGAAGGGTGAACTTGATTTACTTTTCGGTGGGCCACCTTGCCAATCCTTCTCTTTGGCAGGAAAGCAGCGTGGCTTGGAAGATGAACGAGGACTACTCCTTTTTGAAATAATTAGGTTTGCTAAAGAGATGCAGCCTAAAGTTATTTTTCTTGAGCAAGTCAAAGGGTTGCTTTCCTCAAAGGGGCAAAACAATAGGCGGGGCGAAGTATTTGAAAAGTTCCTTGGAGAACTGGAAGCCATAGACTACACACCGAAGTGGCGCGTCATTATGGCAGCCGATTACGGTGTTCCACAATTAAGGGAACGGCTTTTTGTCATAGCAACCAGAGGACGCAACGGATTTTATTACCCTGAACGAACACACGCGCCTATAGAGGAATGCAATGGGTTATTTTCGTACAAGCCATACATCGGAATAGGTGAAGTTCTAAATGGACTGTCAGAGCCAGACCCAAAAATTAAAGGCAAAACTGTGTACGACAGGGAGGACAGCCATGTCGATGTAACTCCACCACGAGATCGTGAGCGAATTGCTCAAGTCCCTGAAGGCTCTTATTTAGCGGCCCAAACCCACCTTGGGGAAGAACTCCGTTGTGGTTTGTCACCAAAGGATACAACAAAATATTTACGCCTTCACCGAAAACGCCCCTCAAATACATTGCGGTGCGGGGAAATCTTTTATCACCCTACTAAAAGTCGATATTTGACTCCTAGAGAATACATGCGAATACATGGTTATCCTGACAGCTACATATTGAAGGGGCCTATTCGATCAAGAACGGGGTCGGTTCCAAACTTAGATCAGCACAGGCAAATTGCCAATTCTGTCCCGCCCCCCTTGGCTACAGCAATGGCACTCCAAATCAAAGGATTTCTAGATGAGCAAAATATTTGAACTGTACGGTTATCGTCTTGACTGCTGGAATGTAGAAGCCTCTGACAACAGAAAAAAAGCATGGTGCCCTTTTATGGATGCCGAATGTGACGGTGGTGGAAACCGTTACCTTTCCGCACTAGACATCAGTAAGAATCCAAAGCTGGGGAAGTTTTTCCCAGGAAAGAAAATAGTCCAGTCCGGTGTTTGCTCTTTGCGTTTGCGAGATTCTGAACAGCCATGGATTGTTTGCCCACGTCGTTTGTTGTCCTTGAAAGGGCAGAAGTCCAACTATCAAACTCATGTTCGTGAGCAATTGGTCAAATATTCAAATCTTGAACAGGGAAAACTCTACCGGGCATGGTCTGAAGTTAAAATGAAAGTGGAAACCACCAATGATGACGAGGAGGCAAAATCCTTCGATTACACTTTTGATTATGTCATAGCTGGCTCGAGCCGAAAAAAACTATCTGAAGTAGCCGTCCTTGTTGGAAAGGGTCTTGGCGCAACCCAAAAAATGGCTGAAGACAATCAATATACATTAGCATCCCGAAACGGCGAGCTTTGGATTGATGACTTTCCTTCTGATCCAATTGTTATTGTTGAAATCATGACGTCAAGCACATCAGGGGGAGATAAAAAGAAGCGAACCCAGATTGCAATGGCTTGTGAGGATGCCGTTGTTTCTCCAGAAAATCATAACGGTCCAGGAATTAACTATCGCCAAGTATGGGCGAGAATGGTTAGTCAGTTGATCGTAAAATCTCAAGTCGGGCTTGCTTGGAATGGCAAAACCATCTGGCTTCTTCAGGATCTTCTTGCCCAATACATTTCATCTACTACAGCGCTGGATTTGTCAAAGTATATCTCACAACATCCTGATGAGGTGAATATTCTTGCATTCGGTTATGGCG
This is a stretch of genomic DNA from gamma proteobacterium SS-5. It encodes these proteins:
- a CDS encoding DEAD/DEAH box helicase; translation: MLRSLAEPQEQTPSRSTRLIWTLRIDADGALKGIKPLQQTHGKRGWNKPRAISFNQLMKAADLAPWDLKLLASIRPDRYDKRYFSIDLASAIAALVGHPAVALEDQPEQLLELVEGQPELELKAQRGGFVLRINPKPRGLEHLSHYSYLSNAEQDSLRDLCFTTLVQDSPSRLRLIRFSPAQQRIAQVLGESLKLPEQAKEPLQELMHSFAGQFQVQGEAVQASREVTAESRLRAELSPVGEDLLLRLVAAPLGPDGPRLPPGQGRKQLIGRIGEETLGCQRDLKAEQQHLNQLLDALPFLVDPQLQGGCEWLLDDPEQALGTLELLPQLDGLAGLDWPKGKPVQVIPLEGSAVKLQVKSQQDWFNLQGEAELDEGLVVSFELLLQAGRSGSRFIPLGEGRYAALSRRLKERLSELAGVVESQKNQLQVPRLALPWLQEQLDGLNAQFDKGFRQSLEQLQQAQDLQPKLPKALQAELRPYQEDGYQWAMRLAAAGFGGCLADDMGLGKTLQALAVLLARAADGPALVVAPTSVCGNWLAECARFAPNLNASLYSEADRESLIAEAGPMDLIIVSYGLLQQAGDRFASRRWHSLICDEAQAFKNAAAKRAQAIFELEADFRLALSGTPVENRLAELWSIMRFANPGLLGSLPRFNQRFANPIERDQDRNAQHILRRLIAPFVLRRTKTQVLQELPARTELVMDIELPQAEAAHYEALRRQALVDIEQSMKEGGPGSARFHILAQLTRLRRAACDPRLVNERFASQGAKLQAFAELAAELVANGHKALVFSQFVDFLQILRQPLDEAAISYQYLDGSTPATERTRRVNAFQAGEADLFLISLKAGGFGLNLTAADYVVITDPWWNPAAEDQAMGRAHRMGQQRPVTVYRLVSQGTIEERIIQLHHAKRALAEGVLSGEESTALPSTDDLMELMRGGE
- a CDS encoding DNA cytosine methyltransferase, translating into MKKQELQAISLFSGAGGMDIGVRDAGFNILAEIELDQHCCATLEANAEAQGYGSKVIHADIRNLNPKQLMTELSVKKGELDLLFGGPPCQSFSLAGKQRGLEDERGLLLFEIIRFAKEMQPKVIFLEQVKGLLSSKGQNNRRGEVFEKFLGELEAIDYTPKWRVIMAADYGVPQLRERLFVIATRGRNGFYYPERTHAPIEECNGLFSYKPYIGIGEVLNGLSEPDPKIKGKTVYDREDSHVDVTPPRDRERIAQVPEGSYLAAQTHLGEELRCGLSPKDTTKYLRLHRKRPSNTLRCGEIFYHPTKSRYLTPREYMRIHGYPDSYILKGPIRSRTGSVPNLDQHRQIANSVPPPLATAMALQIKGFLDEQNI